CGCCCTGCCCGCGGCGGCTTTTACAGCAATCCTGCGCACACCGCGGCGACGATCGATCCCAGTACCAACACCGCGCCGACTGTCTTGCGTTTGTTCAACTCCGTCCAGAGCAGCACGCCGGTAAGCGACAGCAAGATGATGCTGCCGGCCAGCGTGTCGATCAGCAGCACCCAGCCGACGCTCAGGCCCACGCCCTTGTGCAGATTCGTCAGCATCGCGAGAAAGGTGTTCTCGCTGCGCTTGACCGTCACGTAGCCGTTGCCGACCCAGTATTCGGCGGATGTGTTCTCGCGGGGCGACGCGAAGTTCATTTGCCAGTGCTCCGGCTGGACGATGCTGCGCTCGCCCCACGCGACCGGATGCGCCGGTTCTTTCTGAACGCGCCCCGGCGTGCCCGCCAGCTTCAGTTCGTGCTTGAGCCATTTGCCCAGGTCGCGTGGCGTCTGCGGCGCCGGTTGCGGCAACGGCACCTGCAACAGCGCGACTTGCGGCTCGCCGGTCGATACCCGCAGCGGGCCGCCGCGATGATTCAGCAGAAACCCCGTGGTGCCGAACAGCAAACCCAGCGCCGCGCCCCATAAGCCGATCCAGCCATGCACCTTGCGCAACCATTTGACGAAGGTGGCGCGGCGCGAGCGCTGGTGGCGCGCTTTTAACTCGCCGCCGCCAAGGCGCCGCGGTTCGCGCCCCGCGTGGTCGATGCCCGCGGGCGCTTGAATGTCGATTGCCTCGGGTGCGCTCACGGTTCACTCCAGCTACGCAACAGGTTGTGATAGATGCCGACGAGGCTGCGGCGCGCGGCGTCGTCGGCGTGGGTGGCATTCAGCCGTTGAATGGCGGTGTCCATGTCGAACAGCATGGCGCGCTGTGTATCGCTGCGGATGAGGCTCTGCACCCAGAAGAAGCTCGCGACGCGCACGCCGCGCGTGACCGGCGTGACCTGATGCAAACTGGTCGCCGGATAGACGATCATGTCGCCGGCCGGCAGCTTGACCTGCTGCACGCCGTATGTGTCTTCGATCACGAGTTCGCCGCCGTCGTAGTCGGCCGGGTCGGAAATGAACAGCGTCACCGAGACATCGGTGCGCAGCTTCACGCCGTTGGGCAGCACCCGCACCGCGCCGTCGACGTGACTGCCGAACTGCATGCCGCCTTCGTAGCGATTGAAGAGCGGCGGGTAGACCTGGTTCGGCAGCACCGAACTGATAAACAGCGGATTGCGTTCGATCGACGCGAGAATCACGTCGCCCAATTCGCGCGCAACCGGCGTGTGCTCGGCGATCTGCTGGTTGCGCTTGACCGGCGCGCCCTGATAGCCGGCGGTCGCGCGGCCGTCGACCCAGGCGTCGCCGGCCGTGTCGAGCCGCTCGCGCACGAGGCGCAACTGCTCGGCGTCCAGTACCTTCGGGATGTGCAGCAACATGATGTTTCCTTTTGCGTGGGCTTGCCGTCTTCGACAACGGCAAGCCTAACGCACCCGTTCAGCGGGTATCAAAAGCGGTAGTCGAACGTCGCCAGCAACGTGCGTCCGATACCCGGCACGGAGCGGCCGCCGTCCGACGGAATCAGCGCGTCGTAGTACGTCTTGTTGGTCAGGTTCAGCAGGTTCAGGCGAACGTCGTATTTCTTCGCGTGATACGCCGCGGTTGCATCCCAACGCGTGTAGCCCGGCACCTGCACGTAGTTCGTGTTCGATGCATAACGCGGCGACATATAGGTCGGACCGCCGCCGATTTCCCAGTGCGGCGTGAACGCGTAGGTGGTCCAGAACGTCAGCGTATTGCGCGGCGTATTGGCCGGCACGTGACCTTGCGTGCCGTCGCGCGCCTTCAGGATGATGGCGTCCATGTAGGTGTAGCCGCCGAACACTTGCCACTTGTCGGTGATGTGGCCCGTCACGCCGGCCTGAAAACCGTCGACGCGCACGTCGCCGTCGAGCTCGTATTCGGTCGGCGACACCTGGGTTCGCGCATTGCTCTTTTCTTCGCGGAAGAATGACGAGGTCACCGAGAGATTGCCGCCGAGCAGGTCCCATTTCGCGCCGACTTCGTACGATTTGGTCGACTCGGGGGCAAGGTTCTGCGTGAGGTTGGTCACCGTCAGCGCTTCCAGCGACGGATTGAACGACGTGCCGTACGACACGTAGTACGACTGCCAGTCGGTCGGCTGATAGATCACGCCGGCGCGCACGCTGGTGAAGAAATTGGTTTGCGTCGCGTAGCCCGGCAGGCTGATCGTGTTGTGGATCTGCGCCTGGAAGCGATCCCAACGCAAGCCGCCTATCACTTTCCAATGCTGGCCGATCGACACGGTGTCGTTCAGGTAGGCGCCGATTTCGTTCGAACCGGAATCCGCGTAGTTGCCCACTGTTGTCGTCACGCCCGCGGGCGACGACAGATACGCGGGATTCACCATCGAAACGACCGGCAGGTTGTTACGCGTGTATGCCTGGTTCGAATAGCTGTCATGCCCAAGGCTGACACCCGCGATCAGGTCGTGCTTGATCGGGCCGGTGTCGAACTTGTATTGGAGCATCGTGTCGTTGTACAACGCGTGGTTCTCGATCACACGGTCGTGGCTTTGCAACTTGATGAACAGTTGCGACGGCGACAACGTCGTGTAATTGCCGTTGCTCAAAGCGGGACTGGTGGCGAGCGGTCCCGTCAACACCGCTTGCGGCGCGGTTTCACGCGCGTCGGTCCGCGAGTGCGAGAACTGCGTCTGATTGGTCAGGATCAGGTTGTCCGAGAACTTGTGCTTGAGCGCGGCCGTGACCGTCTGCACATCCTGAATGGTGCGGTCGGTGGTCAAGCCGTAAAACGTGTTCTTCGGCACCGGCGACGGGTGGCCGTTCAGCGCCTGCACGCCGTAGTCAGGCATGTCGTAGTTGTGCTGGATCAGCGCGGAGATCGTGACTTCCGTCGGTGTGCCGATCCCGAAGCGCACTTCCGGCGCAATGCCGTAGTCCTTGTTCTTCATCTCATCGCGCGTCGAACCGAGGCTTTGGCCGAATGCATTGAGGCGAATCGCCGACGTATCCGTCAGCTTGTGGTTTACATCGACCGTGCTGCGATATTTGGCGTCCGTGCCGATCATGCCCGTGACTTCCGCCGAGTCCTTCAGGTTCGCTTTCTTGCTGACCTGGTTGATCACGCCACCGGTCGAACCCCGCCCGAACAGCATCGACGACGGACCGTAAAGAACTTCGAGCTCTTCGAGGTCGAACGTGTCGCGATAGTACTGGTTACGGTCGCGGAACCCGTCCAGGTAGATGTCGTTCTGTGCGGTGAAGCCGCGCAGGTTGATGTTGTTGCCGATCTGGCCGCCTTCGGCCGCGCCGATCGTCACGCCCGGCGCGTTGCGCAGCGCGTCCTGGAACGAGGTCGCGCCTTGCGATTGCAGCACGGCCTTGTTGATGACGGTGACCGTCTGCGGAATATCGCGCAGCGCCGTGGGCGTCTTGGCGCCGACCGTCGAACGCTCAGCCTGGAAGTCCTGTTGTTGTTCCGCCTGCGCCGTGACGCCGATAGTCGGCAGAGTACCGCTGTCGGCGACGGTCGCCTCTGTTGAGCCTGCATTCGCGGTTGGCGAGGCGGTTTGCGGAGCAGTCTGCGCGACCGCCGGGGTCGCAAAGGGAACGGCAAAAGCTAGCGCTAACGCAGTCGCGAGCGGCGTGTGGTTGAACATGGGAAATCCCGTCAGAGATGCGCTTGCCCGATTCGCATACCTGCGATGGAATCAATGACAAGTTGGCAATTGGCTGGCTGCCGGTCTCGTGTGCACGGCACCGATGACGGGATGGCTGGCTGAAGTTAAATGAGAATCGCTATCATTCCACACGCATAAAATCGCATCAATCGCGGGATTGCTTACCCCTGGTAACAGAAGTGTTTCTATATTTTACGGTTGTATGGAATATGTAATGTTAGCCGCCCGGGCGACGCGCGATTTTTACCTGTCTGCAATATTTAATACATTGAAATAAAAGGAAATTTTTGTTGAAGGCAGAAAACAAGCGCCGCCAGACCTTTCAGATTAATAACCGATTACAGCCGCCACGGCCGGCACCAAGTTCCGAGACCGTTTATCCTTTTTGCAACACCGCCTATCCAACTGTTCCGTTCATCCCCGGAGTTGACCCATGCAATACCGCAAATTCGGCCGCACCGGCCTAACCGTTTCGCGCCTGTGTCTCGGCACGATGACCTTCGGCCTGCAGACCGGAGAAGAAGACTCGCACCGCATTCTCGACACGGCGGCGGATGCCGGCGTGAACTTCATCGACACCGCCAATGTGTATCCGCTTGGCGGCGGCGAGAATATTGCCGGCCGCACGGAGGAGATCGTCGGGCGCTGGCTGAAGGGCAAACGCGAGCGCTTCATTCTCGCGACGAAGGCGGTGGGCAAGATGGGACCGTCGGCGTGGGATCAGGGCGGGTCGCGCAAACATCTGCTGGATGCCATCGACGCCTCGTTGCAGCGCCTCGGCACGGATTACGTGGACCTCTACCAGCTTCACTCCGACGACGCGAACACGCCGCTCGACGAAACGCTGGAAGCGCTGGACGTGATCGTGCGATCAGGCAAGGCGCGCTATATCGGCGTATCGAACTTTCTTGCCTATCGGCTCGCGCGCGCGTTGGGCCGCGCCGATGTCCTGCGCGTGGCGCGTTTCGTCTCCGTACAGCCTCGTTATAACCTGCTGTTCCGCCAGATCGAGCGGGAACTGCTGCCTCTCGCGGACGAAGAGCAATTGGCCGTGATGCCGTACAACCCGCTCGCGGGCGGCCTGCTCACGGGCAAACATCAACTGGATGCAACACCGGCGTCCGGGCGTTTCACCGAAACCGTCGGCAAGGCCGGCGCGATGTATCAGCAGCGGTACTGGCATAAACGCGAGTTCGAAACGATCGAGCAACTGAAAGCCATCGTGGCGCCGACCGGCGAATCGCTGACGCGGGTTTCGCTTGCCTGGGTGCTGTCGAACCCGCTCGTCACATCGGCGATTATCGGCGCGAGCCGCGCCGAGCAATTGAGCGATACGCTCGCGGCTTCCGAACTCGTGCTCGATTCTCAGATCAAGACGCAGCTCGATGAAGCGAGCGTGGCATACCGTTGGGGTGACGCGGCGCGCTAAGCGCAAGCGCCTGCCGCGAGGGCGGCAGGCACCGCGTGACAATCACATGAAGCGGCCCGTGCGTTCATTCGGCTCCGGCAATGACCGCGACTCACGCATGGACTTCGCATGCCAGAGACGCGCGCCGCCTTCGATGCCGGCATCGTTCGAAACGGTCGCCACGTTTGCCGGCAGATCGAACTTGAGTCGCGCGGCGTTGCCGCCGCCAATCCACAATCTGTCGTAATTCACCAGTGCGTTCAGAATCCCGATCACTTTCTGAACGCGCCGGTTCCAGCGCTTGTTTCCGACTTTCTCGCGCGCCGCCTCGCCGATGTATTCGTCGTACGCCACGCCCTTCTTGCTGACCGGGTGATGCGCAAGCTCCAGATGGGGCATCAGTTCACCGTCGCGAAACATCGCCGTTCCCGCGCCCGTGCCCAATGTCAGCACGAATTCGAGCCCCTGGCCTTCGATCGCGGCGAAACCCTGCATCTCCGCGTCGTTGATCATGCGAACCGGCAAGCCGCCCAGGCGCTGCGCCAGCGAATCGGCCAGCGGAACATCGTGCCAGCCTTCGACGCCAAAATGCGGCGCGGTCAAAATGCGGTTGTCGCGCACCACGCCCGGAAAACCGATCGACATGCGCGTAGGCGACTCCTGCTCAACGAGCGGCGCAACCAGCGTCGCCAACGCGTCCACGAGTTCATCCGGCGTGCACGGGTGTGGCGTGGCTACCCGCACGCGCTCGGTCTTCATCTTGCCGTCCGCGTCGATGATCGAGGCTTTCAAGCCCGTGCCCCCAACGTCGATCGCCAGAATTCGCTCGGTGCTGCTTCTCACTTTCGTCTTACGTGTGGCCACGGTGTCCCCCGATTGTGTTGGTGCGGCTCGTTGACTTACTTCTTCTGCACTGCATCCTGTTTCAGCGGCCGCCATGCGTGGCCGCAGCGCGCCAATAGCGCGTCTGCTTGCGCGGGACCTTCGCTGCCGGCCGCATAACCATGCACCGGCATAGCGCCGCCGGATTTCGGATGCAGCACATCATCCACAGCGCACCAGCTCGTTTCGATACTGTCGGCACGCTGGAATAGCGTCTCGTCGCCAAGCATGCAGTCGTAAAGCAAGGTTTCGTAACCCACGTTCGCCTGTTCCGCAAAGAAGTCGCCATAGGCGAATAACGACTGCACCGCACCGATCTGCATGACCGGGCCCGGTCTTTTCACGTTGAAGTCGAAGCTCGTCCCGTGCGCGGGATCGATGCGCAAGGTCAGCACGTTCGGCGTGAGGGCGTCGACGGGCGTGTCGCGAAACAGGCGGAACGGCACCGGTTTCAGTTGCACCGAGATTTCCGTACGACGCGCGGCCAACCGCTTGCCGGTGCGCAGATAGAACGGCACCCCGGCCCAGCGCCAGTTTTCGACGAACACGCGCGCCGCGGCGTAGGTTTCCGTCGTGCTGTCCGGCGCGACGTCCGGTTCCTCGCGGTAGCCGGCGCCCGCCGGCCCCTTGTCGTATTGACCGAACACCACGTCCTCCGGCGTCAGCGGCTGGATCGCGTCGAAGATTTCAGCCTTCCTGTCGCGCACGGCTTCCGCGTCGAACGAATTGGGTGGCTCCATGGCGACCATGCCGAGCAACTGGAACAGATGGTTCGGCACCATGTCGCGGAATGCGCCGGTTTGTTCGTAGAACTTGCCGCGCCCTTCCACGCCGATCGTTTCCGAAGCGGTGATCTGCACGCTGTCGATATACTCGCGCCGCCATATCGGTTCGAACAGCGCATTGGCGAAACGCACCGCGAGAATGCTCTGCACGGTGTCCTTGCCGAGAAAGTGATCGATGCGGTACACCTGCGTTTCTTTCGCGTACGACAGGATATGCGCATTCAGATCGCGTGCCGAAGCGAGATCGGTGCCGAACGGTTTCTCGATCACGAGCCGGCGGAAGCCGCCGCCTTCGCCCTCCTTCAACAAACCCGCTTTGCCGAGACGCTCGACGATCGGTTCGAAAAAACGCGAGCTGACCGCGAGATAGAAGATCACGTTACCGCCCGGCGTTTGCTCGAGCTTCTGCTTGAGCTTCGCGAAGGTATCGTCGGTTTCGAATTCGCCCGCCATGTATTCGAGCCGCTGCGCGACCCAGTCCCATGCCTGGTCGTCGAGCTTGCCGGCGTGGAAGGTGCTGGCCTTGTCCGCGGCAAACTGTTCGAGCGACTGATGCAGATCATCGCGCCACGCGCTCGTCTCGCGTTCGCCATGATTCACGCCGATGATTTTCATGCCGCCGTCGAGCAGGCTGTCCACCGCGAGGTTATAGAGCGCCGGCATGAGGAGCCGTTTGGTGAGATCGCCGCCGGCACCGAAGATCACCAACGTGCACGGCGGCGCAGGCCATTTGCCCGCCGGCGATGCCGGCGCTTCCTGCGGGCTCGCGCTGACTTTGCAGCTGGCCGACTGATTCGCGGCGGGACGATTGGAGGCTCGGTTATTCGGTGTAGTCGACATGGGTTTCACTTTTGAAAACCAATGGAACGAACGTGGTGATATAAGAAAGACCACGCTGGAACCCACACAGTTCAAAAACCGCCATGCGACCTGCTCGCCGTGCGATGTTGTATGGCTTATGTAACCTCGCCAACCTCAGTCAGCTCACCCTCGCCCGCACTATTTGACCGATGCGTGCGCTGGCTCGGGCACGGATGCGGGCACGGATGCGGGCGCGGACTCGGGCCGGCTTGCCGCCGCGGTGGCTTGCGCCGAAGCTGAAGCCGGCACCGGCGCCCGGTCCGGTTCGCCCGTCAACGGCACGTTGCCCGATGCGCCCATTACGCGCGGCTGGAACAGCAAGGCGACCAGCCCGGTCCAGCCGGTTTGATGCGAAGCGCCCACACCGCGCCCGTTATCGCCATGGAAATACTCATGGAACAGGATCAGATCGCGCGAACGCGGGTCGGTCTGCAACAGGGGATAAGCGCCCATCACCGGACGCTCGCCGTCCTTGTTCTTAAGAAACAGCGTGGTGCAACGGCGCGCCAGTTCGTCGCCAATTTCGCTTAGCGTGAACGCCTGGCCCGAGCCGGTTGGATACTCCACTTTGAACTCGTCGCCATAGTAGCGATGAAATTCGTACAGCGACTCGATCAGCAGATAGTTCACCGGCACCCACACCGGACCGCGCCAGTTCGAATTGCCACCGAACACACGCGTATCGGATTCAGCCGGCAAATACTTCACGGTAAAACTGTCGCCATTGTGATTGAAGACGAACGGCTGATCGCGATGGACGCGCGAAAGTGCCCGCACGCCATGATCGGAAAGGAATTCGCTCTCGTCGAGCGCACGGCGCAGCAACGCTTTCATCCGATGCCCGCGCAACAGCGAGAGCAGGAGCGAATTGCCCTTGCCCGGCTCGTTCCAGCGAGAAACCAGCTTCGCCAGATCCGGGCGATGTTCAAGGAACCAGACAAGCCGCTCACGCAAGCCCGGCAATTCGCCATGCAGACGCTCCTCCAGCACGTGCACGGCGAACAGTGGAATCAGACCCACGATCGAGCGCAACCGCATCGGAAAGGTGCTGCCGTCCGGCAAACGCAGCTTGTCGTAAAAGAACTCGTCCTCGCTGTCCCACAGTCCTGTATCGCAGCCGTCGTCGCAACTCACGGCCTGGGCGATATACAGAAAGTGCTCAAAGAACTTCACGCCGATGTCGACGAAAACATGGTTGGCGTATGCCAGTTCGAGCGCGATACGCATCAGGTCGAGCGCGTACGCGGCCATCCATGCGGTACCGTCGGCCTGGTCGATGTGGCCGCCGGTCGGCAGCGGCGACGAGCGGTCGAAAATGCCGACGTTGTCCAGCCCGAGAAAGCCGCCCTGAAAAATATTGTGGCCGTCGGCGTCCTTGCGGTTCACCCACCAGGAGAAATTCAGCAGCAGTTTATGGAAGACGAGTTCGAGAAAATCGCGATCCGCCTTGCCGGTGAGCGCGCGGTCGATTTCATACACGCGCCACGCCGCCCACGCATGCACCGGCGGATTGGCATCCCCGAACGCCCATTCATAGGCGGGGATCTGACCATTCGGATGCTGATAGCGGTCCTTCACCAGCAACAGCAATTGCCGTTTCGCGAACGCCGGGTCGATCAGCGCGAACGCGGCGGCATGAAACGCCAGATCCCACGACGCGTACCACGGGTATTCCCACTTGTCGGGCATCGACACGATGTCCGCGTTGCACAGGTGCCGCCAGTCCATATTGCGGCCGCGTTTGCGGCTTGCAGGCGGCGCCGGCTGAAGCGGGTCGCCCTCGAGCCAGCGCTGCACGTCGTACTGGTAGTACTGCTTCGACCACAACATGCCGGCGAGCGCCTGACGCTGCACGAGGCGCGCGTCGGGGTCGGTCAGGTCGTGTTGCAGCGCGCCATAGAATTCGTCGGCCTCGGCGATGCGGTGCGCGAATATCGCGTCGGCATCGAACTGCGAGTCAGCGGGACTCGACAGCGGGCGCCAGCGCATGTACACCACGGCACGTCCGTGAGGCCCTAGTTCGATCGACGCATGCGCGCCGGCCTTGGTGCCCGCGTTGCGGCGAATCGCGTCTTCATCGCCGTGCACGAGATAGTCGTTGAAGCCGTCTTTGAAAGGACCCACGCCGTCCATGTTGAAGAGGCGCTTCACATTGGTGTCGTTCTCGCAGAAGAGCCACGTCACCGGCGCGTCTTTCGACCAGGCTGTGACGACGATCGGTTCCTGGCCATGCTGGTGCCCGACCACGTGCGCCTCGCCGTCGTGGTCCGCGCCGGCGACGAGCGAAGGCTTGTCCTTGTTCCCCTTCCACGACCACGAATTGCGCGCCCAGATCTGCGGCAGTACATCCAGTGAGGCCGGTTGATCCGCCCGATTCTCGATGGTCACGCGCATGAAGATGTCATCCGGCGCGTGTTTTGCGTATTCCACCTGCACGTCGAAGTAGCGCAAATCGTCGAATACGCCCGTGTCGAGAATTTCGTACTCCGGCATGTCGCCGCCGCGGCGCGCATTTTCCTGAATGAGGTCCTCGTAAGGATAGGCGGCGTGCGGGTACTTGTAGAGCATGCGCATGTACGAATGCGTGGGCGTGCCGTCGATGTAAAAGTACAGCTCTTTCACATCTTCGCCGTGGTTGCCCTGGGCATTCGTGAGACCGAACAGGCGCTCCTTCAGGATCGCGTCCTTGCGATTCCATAGCGCGAGCGAAACGCACCAGCTCAGCTTGTCGTCGCCGAAACCGGCGATGCCGTCTTCGCCCCAGCGGTACGCGCGGCTGCGCGCATGGTCGTGCGGAAACGAGTCCCAGGCGGTGCCGTCCGCGCTGTAATCCTCGCGCACGGTGCCCCATTGACGCTCGCTGAGATACGGTCCCCAGCGCTGCCAATGCGCACAGTCGGCGGAATGGAGCCGTGAGCCCTCAATGGTGGCGAGCAGATTGGCAGCGCGCAGCGGTGGCATGACTACGTCCTTGCATCGGGCTTGGCGGTGGGACACACATCGTAGCGCGGTTTAGGCGCCGGTGGTCGGCAACCGGGCAAGCAGCGTTTCCATGCGCCGCAGCTCCCCGAGCGACCAGGCCTGAAAGGGCGTGCCGGCCGGCGCGTGCGGCGCGTCGCCATCGGCGATTTCAGAGAGGTGGTCGAGACCGGCATGATCGAGATGCGCGTAGAGCGGGTCGAGAAAGCGCGCTTTCGCCTGCATGCGTGCATCCGCCGCGCCGCCGTGCACTCGCAGCCACGCTTCGACAAACGGTCCGAGCAGCCACGGCCACGAGGTTCCTTGATGATAGGCGCCATCGCGCTCCAGTGGCGACCCGCCGTAGTGTCCGCGATAGGCCGGGTCGGACGGTGCGAGCGTCCTCAGTCCCAGCGGCGTGAGCAACTGCGCTTCGACCTGGCCGAGCACCGCGCGCGCCGCCGCGCCGTCGAGCAGCGGAAACGGCAGGCCGCCGATGGCGAAGATCTGGTTGGGGCGAACCGAGCGGTCTATCGCGCCCTTCACGTGATCGACATCCACGTTGTCGAAGAGCGCTTGCGTGGCCGGATCGATGAAGCGTTCATGAAACGCTTGCAACGCCCGCTCCGCGGCCGGTTGCCAGCGCGGATTCCACGTTGCTGCAATGCGCAATGCGTTGATCCAGAGAGCCTGCACTTCAACCGGCTTGCCGATGCGGGGCGTCACCACCCAGTCGCCGACTTTCGCATCCATCCACGTGAGTTGCACGCCGGGCACGCCGGCGCTGAGCAGGCCGTCGTCGGGGGATGCCTGGATGTTGAAGCGCGTGCCTTTCGTGTAGCCCGTGAGAATGGCTTCGCTCGCCTCTTGCAGGCGCTGCCGCGTCGCGTCGCTCGCATGATGCGTCGCCAGATAGTCGTGCACGGCGACGATAAACCACAACGAGGCATCGACGGAGTTGTACTCCGGCGTGTCGCCGTAGTCGGGGAAGCGATTGGGCAGCATGCCTTCGGATAGCGTGCCCGACCATTCGAGCAGAATCGCTTCAGCGTCGTCGAGGCGGCCCGAGGCGATCAGCAAACCGCGCATCGCGATGAAGGTGTCGCGTCCCCAGTCGGTGAACCACGGAAAACCCGCGAGGATCGTGCGGCCTTCATTGCGTTCGACCACGTAGGCGTCGGCCGAACGTTGCAGGCGCGAGCCGAGCGCGTCGCGGCGCTGTTGTTCGACACGCGCGAGTTCTGTCGCGTGCGCGGCTGCCGCTTGCGCATTGGCCGATGGCGTTACGCTCGTGGCGCCAGAGGCGCTGAGAATCATGACCGCTTCGCCGTCGGCGAGATTGAAGCCGAATACGCCGGGCGTCGCGAGGTCTTCACTGAAATCGAGACCACGTTCCTGCTCGCGAACGTAGCAGAAGTGGCGATACCAGTCCGGCGCGTGCATGTAGGCGCCATTCGTCGCGCAATGGATCACCGGTAGATCGCCGTAGGGTTGCCAGTTCACGCAGGCCCCGTCGTCGCTCGCCTCAGCGTTGAAGTTGAACGCGGCGTTTTCATGATGCAGTGCGTGGTAGTCGCGACCCGATAGCAGCGGCCTGACTTTCAATGTGAAAAGACCCGTTTCAGCCGTGTTCGCCGCACTTTCCAGACGCCAGCGCAACACAGTCTCGCGGCTTGCCTTGCTGACAAACACCTCGGCGGTCAATACGAGTTTCGCATCGATCTGCACACGCCACGTCGGCCACGGGGCGGTGTCGAACGCCACCAGGCTCGCCGTCAGGTCTGGATAGATCACGTCCGGCACGTATCGCTGCATGCTCAGCGGATAACGCTGGCCATTCGCTTCGAGCCACGCCTCCACGCCGTTGACAAGCACCACACGCCCGCCGGGCGCGCGCGTCGCGGCGAGCAGCAAGGCGTGGTAACGGCGTGTGCGTAGCGTGCCGACAGTGCCCGACGCGAACCCGCCGAAGCCGTCCGCTTCCAGCCATTCGTCTTCGAGACGCGTGATGTCGAAAGGTCGTTCGCTGTGTGTCATGAACTTACCGGTTGAGCAGAGCCGTCAATCTTTCGGTGTGCCTGGACTTCAGGCCTATGGCGATACGGTGACCATTCTCCTACTTATCACTTTCCGTTTCCTTTCGTTAAACCGACTCGCAGACGCAAGTTTTACCACTCGCAAACGTTTCACAATTATTTCTTGAAAGGGTTGGAGACTGCACCCGCCATCACGAAACCGGATGCAGACATGAGAAGAGACACACCCCTCGCGAGTGCCGCGTTGGTTGCGCTTGCAACTTTAGCGTTGAGCGGTTGCGGTGCAGACGATTCCGCACCATCGGCGGCCTCTTCATCGCCGGCCGTTGCCAACAACGATGCCGCGCCGGCTGCGGCGACATCGCCCGCTGCGCCGATCCTCAACGCATCCTCAACGCTCGCGGCGAACCCGGCGGCGGCGTCCGATCCGATCACGCAGGACATGCAAGCCAGTCTCGCCGCGGACAACCAGCAAGTCGCACCCGTCATGCATTACGCACCCGGCGACAGCGCCAGCAGCAACTGACCCGATTCCACCGGCGCGCCACGCGCGCTATTCTTTTCCCTCGCAGAAGGTGATATTCGATGACATCAACTAGCCGTCGCCGTTTCCTGCAGACCGTGGCTTCATCCGCGGGCGCTGCTGCCGCACTGACCGCGCTGCCCGAGTCGATTCGCAATGCGCTTGCCGTGCCCGCTTTTTCACGCACCGGCACGATTCGCGATGTCGAGCACATCGTCGTGTTCATGCAAGAGAACCGCTCGTTCGACCACTACTTCGGCCACATGCGCGGCGTGCGTGGCTACAACGACCGTTTCCCGATTCCGCTGCCCAACGGCAAGCCGGTGTGGTATCAACCGTCGAAGGAAGATCCGACCAAGCCGGTCCTGCCGTTCCATCTGAACACGGCGACCACCAGCGCGCAATGCGTCGGCGACCTG
Above is a genomic segment from Paraburkholderia aromaticivorans containing:
- a CDS encoding ROK family protein; translated protein: MATRKTKVRSSTERILAIDVGGTGLKASIIDADGKMKTERVRVATPHPCTPDELVDALATLVAPLVEQESPTRMSIGFPGVVRDNRILTAPHFGVEGWHDVPLADSLAQRLGGLPVRMINDAEMQGFAAIEGQGLEFVLTLGTGAGTAMFRDGELMPHLELAHHPVSKKGVAYDEYIGEAAREKVGNKRWNRRVQKVIGILNALVNYDRLWIGGGNAARLKFDLPANVATVSNDAGIEGGARLWHAKSMRESRSLPEPNERTGRFM
- a CDS encoding PepSY-associated TM helix domain-containing protein, yielding MSAPEAIDIQAPAGIDHAGREPRRLGGGELKARHQRSRRATFVKWLRKVHGWIGLWGAALGLLFGTTGFLLNHRGGPLRVSTGEPQVALLQVPLPQPAPQTPRDLGKWLKHELKLAGTPGRVQKEPAHPVAWGERSIVQPEHWQMNFASPRENTSAEYWVGNGYVTVKRSENTFLAMLTNLHKGVGLSVGWVLLIDTLAGSIILLSLTGVLLWTELNKRKTVGAVLVLGSIVAAVCAGLL
- a CDS encoding aldo/keto reductase — protein: MQYRKFGRTGLTVSRLCLGTMTFGLQTGEEDSHRILDTAADAGVNFIDTANVYPLGGGENIAGRTEEIVGRWLKGKRERFILATKAVGKMGPSAWDQGGSRKHLLDAIDASLQRLGTDYVDLYQLHSDDANTPLDETLEALDVIVRSGKARYIGVSNFLAYRLARALGRADVLRVARFVSVQPRYNLLFRQIERELLPLADEEQLAVMPYNPLAGGLLTGKHQLDATPASGRFTETVGKAGAMYQQRYWHKREFETIEQLKAIVAPTGESLTRVSLAWVLSNPLVTSAIIGASRAEQLSDTLAASELVLDSQIKTQLDEASVAYRWGDAAR
- a CDS encoding TonB-dependent receptor; amino-acid sequence: MFNHTPLATALALAFAVPFATPAVAQTAPQTASPTANAGSTEATVADSGTLPTIGVTAQAEQQQDFQAERSTVGAKTPTALRDIPQTVTVINKAVLQSQGATSFQDALRNAPGVTIGAAEGGQIGNNINLRGFTAQNDIYLDGFRDRNQYYRDTFDLEELEVLYGPSSMLFGRGSTGGVINQVSKKANLKDSAEVTGMIGTDAKYRSTVDVNHKLTDTSAIRLNAFGQSLGSTRDEMKNKDYGIAPEVRFGIGTPTEVTISALIQHNYDMPDYGVQALNGHPSPVPKNTFYGLTTDRTIQDVQTVTAALKHKFSDNLILTNQTQFSHSRTDARETAPQAVLTGPLATSPALSNGNYTTLSPSQLFIKLQSHDRVIENHALYNDTMLQYKFDTGPIKHDLIAGVSLGHDSYSNQAYTRNNLPVVSMVNPAYLSSPAGVTTTVGNYADSGSNEIGAYLNDTVSIGQHWKVIGGLRWDRFQAQIHNTISLPGYATQTNFFTSVRAGVIYQPTDWQSYYVSYGTSFNPSLEALTVTNLTQNLAPESTKSYEVGAKWDLLGGNLSVTSSFFREEKSNARTQVSPTEYELDGDVRVDGFQAGVTGHITDKWQVFGGYTYMDAIILKARDGTQGHVPANTPRNTLTFWTTYAFTPHWEIGGGPTYMSPRYASNTNYVQVPGYTRWDATAAYHAKKYDVRLNLLNLTNKTYYDALIPSDGGRSVPGIGRTLLATFDYRF
- a CDS encoding Fe2+-dependent dioxygenase; the encoded protein is MLLHIPKVLDAEQLRLVRERLDTAGDAWVDGRATAGYQGAPVKRNQQIAEHTPVARELGDVILASIERNPLFISSVLPNQVYPPLFNRYEGGMQFGSHVDGAVRVLPNGVKLRTDVSVTLFISDPADYDGGELVIEDTYGVQQVKLPAGDMIVYPATSLHQVTPVTRGVRVASFFWVQSLIRSDTQRAMLFDMDTAIQRLNATHADDAARRSLVGIYHNLLRSWSEP